The following coding sequences are from one Actinopolymorpha sp. NPDC004070 window:
- a CDS encoding heat-shock protein HtpX translates to MNERPQIVFACVRNGGRSVAARVLTEHYAGDRVVAVSAGTQPGEHIHPEVAAVLEQLGLDTSGEHPKLLTRETVLASDVAVTLGCGEQCPYVPGVRYVDWPVDDPGGQDEASVRRVVADLDTRVRALLLELVPDITLPPSVLGLA, encoded by the coding sequence ATGAACGAACGCCCTCAGATCGTCTTCGCGTGCGTACGCAACGGCGGCCGGTCCGTGGCCGCCCGCGTCCTCACCGAGCACTACGCGGGTGACCGTGTCGTCGCGGTGTCCGCCGGCACGCAACCCGGTGAGCACATCCATCCCGAGGTCGCGGCGGTCCTGGAGCAACTCGGGCTTGACACCTCCGGAGAACACCCCAAGCTGCTCACCCGCGAGACGGTCCTCGCCAGCGACGTGGCCGTCACCCTCGGATGTGGCGAGCAGTGCCCGTACGTGCCCGGCGTCAGATATGTCGACTGGCCCGTCGACGACCCCGGCGGTCAGGACGAGGCCTCGGTTCGCCGCGTCGTCGCCGACCTCGACACCCGCGTCCGCGCCCTGCTCCTCGAACTCGTTCCGGACATCACGCTACCGCCCTCCGTTCTCGGTCTGGCCTGA
- a CDS encoding metalloregulator ArsR/SmtB family transcription factor translates to MPKPLPVIQPVPTAAACCAPLTAAPLTAEQAEELAVRLKAIADPTRLRLLSLMLASPGMQACTCDLTEPLGLTQPTITHHLRKLAAAGLVVPERRVGNFTYYRVVSDALTGLAGILAPVTAA, encoded by the coding sequence ATGCCGAAGCCGCTGCCCGTGATCCAGCCCGTGCCAACCGCGGCCGCCTGCTGCGCTCCCCTCACCGCTGCGCCGCTGACCGCCGAGCAGGCCGAGGAACTCGCCGTACGGCTCAAGGCGATCGCGGATCCGACCCGGCTACGGCTGCTGTCCCTGATGCTGGCCAGCCCGGGCATGCAGGCATGCACCTGCGACCTCACCGAACCGCTCGGGCTGACCCAGCCGACCATCACCCACCACCTGCGCAAGCTCGCCGCGGCGGGCCTGGTCGTCCCCGAACGACGGGTCGGCAACTTCACCTACTACCGAGTGGTGAGCGACGCACTGACCGGCCTCGCCGGCATCCTCGCCCCGGTCACCGCCGCCTGA
- a CDS encoding DinB family protein — MDRQSIHAEMEQARATFQALVSQASPAALDRASDGTRWTNQQLLFHMLFGYMIVHRLLPLVRTLGRLPDGFSRRFARMLNATTRPFHAVNYLGSCGGALVFRGARLTRKFDKTVAALHRNLDQETDDALARGMHFPLGWDPFFADKMSLLDVYHFGTQHFDFHQQQLTLQPPAA, encoded by the coding sequence ATGGACCGGCAGTCGATACATGCGGAGATGGAGCAGGCCCGGGCGACCTTCCAGGCGCTGGTGTCGCAGGCATCCCCTGCCGCCCTCGACCGCGCCTCCGATGGCACCCGGTGGACAAACCAGCAGTTGCTGTTCCACATGCTGTTCGGATACATGATCGTCCACAGACTGCTACCGCTGGTGCGAACACTCGGACGACTGCCGGACGGTTTCAGTCGGCGGTTTGCCCGCATGCTCAACGCCACCACGAGACCGTTCCACGCCGTGAACTACCTCGGCTCCTGCGGCGGCGCGCTCGTGTTCCGCGGTGCCCGACTGACCAGAAAGTTCGACAAAACGGTGGCAGCACTACACCGCAACCTCGACCAGGAGACTGACGACGCCCTGGCGCGGGGCATGCACTTCCCCCTCGGCTGGGACCCGTTCTTTGCAGACAAGATGAGCCTGCTCGACGTCTACCACTTCGGCACCCAGCACTTCGACTTCCACCAACAGCAACTGACCCTCCAGCCACCCGCCGCGTAG
- a CDS encoding metalloregulator ArsR/SmtB family transcription factor, with amino-acid sequence MMTSPIADASAGSLFKVLADPLRRRIVELLTQEQLCTCHLVEETGAGQTTISNALRLLREAGLVEAEPCGRFTYYRLRPEVLHALAGEVAQLAADADAAQTRKRPC; translated from the coding sequence ATGATGACATCACCGATCGCTGATGCCTCGGCCGGCTCCCTGTTCAAGGTGCTCGCCGATCCGCTCCGCCGCCGCATCGTCGAACTGCTGACGCAGGAGCAGCTGTGCACCTGCCACCTGGTCGAGGAGACCGGCGCCGGCCAGACCACCATCAGCAATGCCCTGCGGCTGCTCCGGGAGGCAGGTCTGGTCGAGGCCGAACCATGCGGCCGGTTCACCTACTACCGGCTGCGCCCGGAGGTGCTGCACGCCCTGGCCGGCGAGGTCGCCCAGCTCGCAGCCGACGCCGACGCCGCGCAGACCCGCAAGCGGCCCTGCTGA
- a CDS encoding ArsI/CadI family heavy metal resistance metalloenzyme: MSRLQLALNVADIDAAVEFYSTLFDTEPAKRRPGYANFAVDNPPLKLVLFENPEATGTLNHLGVERESMEEVEAQANRLEAAGLTLDTEGDVVCCYARQDKHWVTGPDGQRWENYVVLADAGAELEGKSTADVAVGDQASAATEPVKTGDGGCCGGSGNTSTTEGQPAVVPDGGAGACCTG, from the coding sequence ATGTCCCGTCTTCAGCTGGCCCTCAATGTCGCCGACATCGACGCGGCCGTGGAGTTCTACTCCACACTGTTCGACACCGAGCCCGCCAAGCGCCGTCCTGGGTACGCCAACTTCGCGGTCGACAACCCGCCGCTGAAGCTGGTGCTGTTCGAGAACCCCGAAGCCACCGGCACCCTCAACCACCTCGGAGTCGAACGGGAGTCGATGGAAGAGGTCGAGGCGCAGGCCAACCGGCTCGAGGCCGCGGGCCTGACCCTGGACACCGAAGGCGACGTCGTTTGCTGTTACGCCCGGCAGGACAAGCACTGGGTCACCGGCCCGGACGGGCAGCGCTGGGAAAACTACGTCGTTCTCGCCGACGCCGGAGCGGAGCTGGAAGGCAAGTCGACGGCCGACGTCGCGGTCGGCGACCAGGCCTCCGCGGCGACTGAACCAGTCAAGACCGGTGACGGCGGCTGCTGTGGCGGCTCCGGCAACACCTCCACTACTGAAGGCCAGCCGGCCGTTGTGCCGGACGGCGGCGCTGGAGCGTGCTGCACCGGCTAG
- the arsB gene encoding ACR3 family arsenite efflux transporter encodes MVDARSTEAAPHAVVGGLSRLDRLLPLWIGLAMVAGLLLGRWVPGIAGVLDAIKVSSVSLPIALGLLVMMYPILAKVRYGEMGHVVRDRRTMVLSLVLNWLVGPALMFTLAWTFLPELPGYRTGLIVVGLARCIAMVIIWNDLACGDREAAAVLVAVNSVFQVLAFGLLGWFYLNLLPGRLGLDTTGIDVSPTQIAAGVVVFLGIPLLAGYLTRRLGERRRGREWYESRLLPRLGPWALYGLLFTIVILFALQGRAITSEPLDVARIAVPLLMYFALMWGGSMLLSRTVGLGYGRSATVAFTAAGNNFELAIAVAIAVFGVTSGQALAGVVGPLIEVPVLVGLVYVSLWARRFFHDQAPNNELASSR; translated from the coding sequence CTGGTCGACGCGCGGTCGACGGAGGCAGCACCTCATGCAGTGGTGGGCGGGCTCTCGCGCCTGGACCGGCTCCTCCCCCTCTGGATCGGTCTCGCGATGGTGGCCGGGCTGCTGCTGGGGAGATGGGTGCCCGGGATCGCCGGCGTCCTGGACGCCATCAAGGTCAGTTCGGTGTCCCTGCCCATCGCCCTCGGCCTGCTGGTGATGATGTATCCGATCCTGGCGAAGGTCCGCTACGGCGAGATGGGCCACGTCGTCCGCGACCGCCGCACCATGGTCTTGTCGTTGGTGCTGAACTGGCTGGTCGGCCCGGCGCTGATGTTCACCCTGGCCTGGACGTTCCTTCCCGAACTGCCCGGATACCGCACCGGCCTGATCGTCGTCGGGCTCGCCCGCTGCATCGCCATGGTGATCATCTGGAACGACCTGGCGTGCGGGGATCGCGAGGCGGCCGCCGTACTGGTGGCGGTCAACTCCGTCTTCCAGGTCCTGGCATTCGGGCTGCTCGGCTGGTTCTACCTGAACCTGCTACCGGGGCGGCTCGGCCTGGACACCACCGGCATCGACGTCTCTCCCACCCAGATTGCCGCCGGTGTCGTCGTCTTCCTCGGCATTCCGCTGCTGGCCGGCTACCTCACGCGCCGGCTGGGTGAGCGCCGACGAGGACGCGAGTGGTACGAGTCGCGGTTGCTGCCCCGGCTCGGGCCGTGGGCGCTGTACGGACTGCTGTTCACCATCGTCATCCTGTTCGCGCTCCAGGGCCGGGCAATCACCTCCGAGCCCCTGGACGTCGCCCGCATCGCCGTCCCTCTCCTGATGTACTTCGCGCTCATGTGGGGCGGATCGATGCTGCTCTCCCGCACAGTCGGCCTGGGGTACGGCCGCTCGGCCACGGTCGCGTTCACCGCCGCGGGCAACAACTTCGAACTCGCCATCGCGGTCGCGATCGCGGTATTCGGCGTCACCAGCGGCCAGGCCCTCGCCGGGGTCGTCGGACCGCTCATCGAGGTCCCCGTCCTGGTCGGCCTGGTCTACGTGAGCCTGTGGGCACGCCGCTTCTTCCACGACCAGGCGCCGAACAATGAGCTGGCAAGTTCCCGTTGA
- a CDS encoding glycosyltransferase, producing MNNRATDREESPTNPGDRPWVAHSGTRPVDESVVAEWTRAFQAARPTAGPTGRSAGRLASGADRLSPGLTVVVRAGAGEDVAGCLGALAGQQGPVEGDRREVLVVVDGPASLDVSEAVRGLAADGQVAAARLIDSARAGTVSARDAGLAAARTDFTCFLDAADRPAPDFCAALLTAAGPNVVVVPAERADAEARLPTSVAGTLVPTGVARRAAARAHDAEAGPSTDTGDGTGLAAHADTLFLATLVAAFDCQLRLALVTGPCPGTSTGTATDVIDVTGVAARMELLRRLDVLARGAAPEALALVRARVDNEVDRLNAHLRVHPDEHAEVVAALDRHAFDYFPYHRLNRGRARALAVAYCFAPYNDTSAVVMAKRVRERGDIVDAVFNAMDGNREQDPSIRRISGPYVENEIATDTPTYFSHWGAIEAYCTAGLERVVELEREKGPYERVYSRAMWPASHFLAAAYKLHNPAATWTAEFSDPAARDVQGQPRISPLGDSELLTRAAERIRQLGLPVLESDNVLDWCEYLAYALADRLVFTNPNQLDYMLSYTPVPQIVATVREKAVISAHPTLPPAFYAMAGQTYALEPGIAHVGYFGNFYATRGLGDVLTALAGLDPATRERIRLHVFTGKADALRAHVTELGITELVRINPYVRYLAFLNLASKFDCLVVNDALTSDTHARNPYLPSKWSDYAGSGRPVWGLVEECSPMSTRPLDHLSPVGDVSAAQDVLRKLAAAASESRVPSAPPPGNRDDLSGRTA from the coding sequence CCGAGAAGAAAGCCCGACGAATCCGGGTGACCGGCCGTGGGTCGCGCATTCCGGCACTCGCCCGGTCGACGAGTCGGTGGTCGCCGAATGGACCCGTGCTTTCCAGGCCGCGCGCCCGACCGCCGGGCCGACCGGACGGTCTGCCGGGCGGTTGGCGTCCGGTGCGGACCGGCTCTCCCCCGGCCTGACCGTGGTGGTGCGGGCCGGCGCGGGCGAGGACGTCGCCGGATGCCTGGGCGCGCTGGCCGGGCAGCAGGGCCCGGTGGAAGGGGACCGCCGGGAGGTGCTCGTGGTGGTCGACGGGCCGGCCTCGCTCGACGTCTCCGAGGCGGTGCGCGGGCTCGCCGCCGACGGGCAGGTGGCGGCCGCGCGACTCATCGACTCCGCCCGGGCCGGCACGGTGTCGGCCCGTGACGCCGGACTGGCCGCCGCCCGCACGGACTTCACCTGTTTCCTGGACGCCGCCGACCGCCCGGCGCCGGACTTCTGCGCCGCCCTGCTCACCGCCGCCGGCCCGAACGTCGTGGTCGTCCCGGCGGAGCGGGCGGATGCGGAGGCGCGGTTGCCCACCTCCGTCGCGGGCACCCTCGTGCCGACCGGCGTCGCCCGCCGGGCGGCCGCACGCGCCCACGATGCCGAGGCCGGCCCCAGCACCGACACCGGCGACGGCACCGGGCTCGCCGCTCACGCGGACACGTTGTTCCTCGCCACGCTGGTCGCGGCGTTTGACTGTCAACTCCGTCTTGCTCTGGTCACTGGACCATGCCCCGGCACCAGCACGGGCACCGCCACTGACGTCATCGACGTCACCGGCGTTGCCGCCCGGATGGAGCTCCTGCGCCGCCTGGACGTGCTCGCCCGGGGCGCGGCCCCCGAGGCCCTCGCGCTGGTCCGTGCCCGCGTGGACAACGAGGTCGACCGGCTCAATGCCCACCTGCGGGTCCATCCCGACGAGCACGCCGAGGTGGTGGCCGCCCTGGACCGCCACGCGTTCGACTACTTCCCGTACCACCGGCTCAACCGCGGACGTGCCCGTGCGCTCGCCGTCGCCTACTGCTTCGCGCCCTACAACGACACCAGCGCGGTGGTGATGGCCAAGCGGGTGCGCGAGCGTGGAGACATCGTGGACGCGGTGTTCAACGCGATGGACGGCAACCGCGAGCAGGACCCGAGCATCCGGCGGATCAGCGGACCGTACGTCGAGAACGAGATCGCCACGGACACACCGACGTACTTCTCCCACTGGGGCGCGATCGAGGCCTACTGCACTGCCGGCCTGGAACGCGTCGTCGAACTCGAGCGCGAGAAGGGCCCGTACGAACGCGTCTACAGCCGGGCGATGTGGCCCGCCTCGCACTTCCTCGCGGCGGCGTACAAGCTGCACAACCCGGCGGCGACGTGGACCGCGGAGTTCTCCGACCCGGCGGCCCGCGACGTGCAGGGGCAGCCGCGGATCTCCCCGCTCGGCGACAGCGAACTGCTCACCCGGGCGGCCGAACGGATCCGGCAGCTCGGGCTGCCGGTGCTGGAGTCGGACAACGTGCTGGACTGGTGTGAGTACCTCGCGTACGCCCTGGCCGACCGGCTGGTCTTCACCAACCCCAACCAGCTCGACTACATGCTGAGCTACACGCCCGTGCCGCAGATCGTTGCCACCGTCCGGGAGAAGGCCGTCATCTCCGCACATCCCACCCTCCCCCCGGCCTTCTACGCCATGGCCGGCCAGACGTACGCCCTGGAGCCCGGCATCGCACACGTCGGCTACTTCGGCAACTTCTACGCGACCCGCGGCCTGGGCGACGTGCTCACGGCCCTGGCCGGTCTGGACCCGGCGACCCGCGAGCGGATCCGCCTGCACGTCTTCACCGGCAAGGCCGACGCACTGCGCGCCCACGTCACGGAGCTGGGGATCACTGAACTGGTACGCATCAACCCGTACGTGCGCTACCTCGCGTTCCTCAACCTGGCCTCGAAGTTCGACTGTCTCGTTGTCAACGACGCCTTGACGTCGGACACGCACGCCAGGAACCCTTACCTGCCGTCGAAGTGGAGCGACTACGCCGGCAGTGGACGGCCGGTGTGGGGTCTGGTCGAGGAGTGCAGCCCGATGAGCACCAGGCCGCTGGACCACCTGTCACCCGTGGGGGACGTGAGCGCCGCCCAGGACGTGCTGCGCAAGCTCGCCGCGGCCGCGAGCGAGTCCCGCGTGCCGAGTGCACCGCCGCCCGGGAATCGCGACGACCTGAGCGGCCGGACGGCCTGA
- a CDS encoding glycosyltransferase yields MTEVLLIVVSLTDVPRLLGLVDRLRSAGLTIRVALAVPASGAAAEVEEQLGGEVAEVRLVRMNLSGRRGGVAPARFSRRWAKVVARNLVVRGGVRVTDDERRGWLMVRYDPWIRRRARVADLILAADQGAERSAELAAGHNRDAVRLTATDPALEGVLAQLSTTVPLRRLLRQGLARTTAEEVVLAWKRVVADPTEPHLRDLAGEAVSVVQALRRGHAFEEAEVVARAAQGLDLPPVDRAALRVELAANQVAAGEYPARELAEAVRELLGFADEALRAGDLEAAGRMAVQATDAVLHRELHADVLASPLLADPEGFLAPLRESLTFRALRAPSGSMAWVLRGGSDPASAELTEVSGPFESSESAERSELPASLAPATTLAGPPPRLPGTPAPSRVLVVPGDYPHFTQGIIGALAEEPDLEVRVLNLREPGVRRRYQRGALVLDRLRDAVGRPVPAPAQPDADLLEWADTIFVDWCDNAAQWVTIHAPRTTRLVVRFHSLEAISPQPHMVDWSQVSEVIFVGQHVRELVERAVPELTQVPGRHVVPNEMRLERFGLPKRAGAERTLAMVGWAQRVKDPLWALEVLARLRASDPTWRLLLIGRDFSRHQHAGALRYQDEFRERAAADDVRDGLVYVGYTTELPDVLRDAGFVLSASRREGFPVGPTEGAASGAVPVVRDWPMYADYAGAGGIFPAEWVVRSPEEAAERISAHADPVRRAEAGDAARRHVVEHFDWRVVEPAFRVVLLGPESEARGLPE; encoded by the coding sequence ATGACAGAGGTCCTGCTCATCGTCGTCTCGTTGACCGACGTACCCCGCCTGCTGGGACTCGTGGATCGGCTCCGCTCCGCCGGGCTGACCATCCGGGTCGCGCTCGCCGTCCCGGCGTCGGGCGCCGCCGCGGAGGTGGAGGAACAGCTCGGCGGAGAAGTCGCCGAGGTCCGGCTGGTCCGGATGAACCTCAGCGGCCGGCGCGGCGGTGTCGCCCCGGCGCGGTTCTCCCGGCGCTGGGCCAAGGTGGTCGCCCGGAACCTCGTCGTCCGCGGCGGGGTCCGGGTCACCGACGACGAACGCCGCGGCTGGCTGATGGTGCGCTACGACCCGTGGATCCGCCGGCGGGCACGCGTGGCCGACCTGATCCTCGCGGCCGACCAGGGCGCCGAACGCTCTGCCGAGCTCGCGGCCGGCCACAACCGGGACGCCGTACGCCTGACCGCCACCGACCCGGCCCTGGAGGGCGTGCTCGCCCAGCTCTCCACCACCGTCCCCCTGCGCCGGCTGCTCCGGCAGGGTCTGGCCCGCACCACCGCAGAGGAGGTCGTCCTGGCCTGGAAGCGGGTGGTCGCGGACCCGACCGAACCACACCTGCGCGACCTCGCCGGCGAGGCGGTGAGCGTCGTGCAGGCGCTGCGGCGAGGCCACGCGTTCGAGGAGGCGGAGGTGGTGGCCCGGGCCGCGCAGGGCCTGGACCTGCCGCCGGTGGACAGGGCCGCGCTGCGGGTGGAGCTGGCCGCCAACCAGGTCGCCGCGGGCGAGTATCCCGCGCGCGAACTCGCCGAGGCGGTCCGGGAACTGCTGGGGTTCGCCGACGAGGCGCTGCGCGCGGGCGACCTGGAGGCGGCCGGCCGGATGGCGGTCCAGGCGACGGACGCGGTCCTGCACCGGGAGCTGCATGCGGACGTGCTGGCCAGCCCGCTGCTCGCCGACCCGGAGGGCTTCCTCGCGCCGCTGCGGGAGTCCCTGACCTTCCGGGCGCTGCGGGCGCCGTCGGGGTCGATGGCCTGGGTGCTGCGTGGCGGGAGCGATCCCGCGTCGGCGGAGCTCACGGAGGTATCGGGGCCGTTCGAGTCCTCCGAGTCCGCGGAGCGTTCGGAGCTCCCAGCCTCCCTCGCCCCGGCGACCACCCTCGCCGGTCCGCCGCCGAGACTGCCCGGGACGCCCGCGCCGTCCCGCGTGCTCGTCGTACCCGGCGACTATCCGCACTTCACCCAGGGCATCATCGGCGCGCTGGCCGAAGAACCCGACCTCGAGGTGCGGGTGCTGAACCTCCGCGAGCCGGGAGTACGCCGGCGCTACCAGCGGGGCGCCCTCGTCCTGGACCGGTTGCGCGACGCCGTGGGCCGTCCGGTCCCGGCACCTGCCCAGCCGGACGCGGACCTGCTGGAGTGGGCGGACACGATCTTCGTCGACTGGTGCGACAACGCCGCCCAGTGGGTCACCATCCACGCGCCGCGGACGACCCGGCTGGTGGTCCGTTTCCACAGCCTGGAAGCGATCTCGCCCCAGCCGCACATGGTCGACTGGTCCCAGGTGTCGGAGGTGATCTTCGTCGGGCAGCACGTCCGCGAACTCGTCGAACGCGCGGTGCCCGAACTCACCCAGGTACCCGGCCGGCACGTGGTGCCCAACGAGATGCGGCTGGAACGCTTCGGCCTGCCCAAGCGGGCCGGCGCCGAGCGCACCCTGGCCATGGTCGGCTGGGCGCAGCGGGTGAAGGATCCCCTGTGGGCGCTGGAGGTGCTCGCACGCCTGCGGGCGTCGGACCCCACGTGGCGGCTGCTGCTGATCGGCCGCGACTTCTCGCGGCACCAGCACGCCGGTGCGCTGCGCTACCAGGACGAGTTCCGCGAGCGCGCGGCCGCCGATGACGTACGCGACGGCCTGGTCTACGTCGGCTACACCACCGAACTCCCCGACGTGCTGCGCGACGCGGGGTTCGTGCTCAGCGCGAGCCGCCGGGAGGGCTTCCCGGTGGGGCCGACCGAGGGGGCCGCCTCCGGCGCGGTGCCGGTCGTGCGCGACTGGCCGATGTACGCCGACTACGCGGGCGCGGGTGGGATCTTCCCGGCCGAGTGGGTGGTCCGCAGCCCGGAGGAGGCGGCCGAGCGGATTTCTGCCCACGCCGACCCCGTGCGCCGCGCGGAGGCCGGGGACGCCGCACGGCGTCACGTCGTGGAGCACTTCGACTGGCGGGTGGTGGAGCCTGCGTTCCGCGTGGTTCTGCTCGGCCCCGAATCCGAAGCCCGCGGACTGCCGGAGTAG